The Deinococcus carri genome segment GCAGCGGGGACGTGGCAGCGGCGCGTGTCATGCCTGCACCGTACCCCCACCCCTGTCCCGCAGCCGCATCTTCAGGAAACGCTCAAGGCCGCCGCACGGGGCCACTTCGCTCAGGTCGTGTAGTCCGCGTTGATGCTCACGTACTCGGCGCTCAGGTCGCAGCCCCAGGCCTCGCCCGCCGCGTCCCCGGCCCCCAGGTCCACCTCGAAGACGACCTCGGGCGCGTTCATGCTGTCGCTCACCCGCGCGGCGTCATAGGGGAGGGGCTTGCCGGCAAAGACGGGCGTGCCCTGCACCGTCACCCTCATCCCCTCGACGTTCACGGCGGCCCCGCTGCGTCCCACCGCCATGATGACGCGGCCCCAGTTGGGGTCGTTGCCGTGCACGGCGCTCTTGAGCAGCGGGCTGACGCAGCAGGTGCGCGCGGCGGCCAGCGCCTCGGCCTCACTCCGCGCCCCCGTGACCCGCACGGTGAGCAGCTTGGTCGCGCCCTCGCCGTCGGCGGCAATCTGGCGGGCCAGGTCGCGCATCACGCCCTCCAGCGCGGCCAGGAACTCCGCGAGGTCCACCTCGCCCGCCCGCCCGTTCGCCAGGACCATGGCCATGTCGTTGGTGCTGGTGTCGCCGTCCACCGTGACCGCGTTGAAGGTCCGGGCCACGATGCCGGGAAAGGCTGCCCGCAGCGCCGCCTGGTCCACCCCCGCGTCGCTGAAGGCGAAGGCGAACATCGTCGCCATGTCGGGGTGAATCATGCCGCTGCCCTTGGCGGTGCCCACGATGCGCGCGCCGGTGCTGAGGGTCGCTTCCGCGGTCTTGGGGCGCGTGTCGGTGGTCATGATGGCAGCGGCGAAGGGGGCGGCTTCCCGGCTCAGCCCGTCCGGCAGGTGTTCCACACCGCCCAGCACCCGGTCCATCGGCAGCAGGTGCCCGATGATGCCGGTGCTGGCAGTCAGGACGGCCCCCGCGTCCACGTTCAGCACGCTGCCCAGGGCGTCCGCGATGGCGGCGTTGTCCCGCGCCCCCTGCGCCCCGGTCGCCGCGTTCGCGTTTCCCGCGTTCACGACGAGTGCCCGCACCGGCCCGCCCCGCGCATACACCTCGCGGTTGCGGGTCACGCAGGCGGCGGCCGTGGTGCTGCGCGTTCCCGCAAAGGCCCAGGCGCACTCCGCGTCACTCGCCACGCAGCTCAGGTCGGTTCGGCCGCTGGGTTTGATGCCCGCCGCCAGCGCGGCGGCGCGGAAGCCCCGGGGAAAGGTCAGGTCCGTCTCGGTCATGGGGGCATGGTAGCGGGGTGAGCGCGGCGGCGGTTCGGGCCTGTCCTCGCTGGCCTCCCCTCACTGGCCGTCGAACACGGCGGGGAAGAGCGTGCGGACGTTCCGCAGCACGTTCCTCTCTGCCCAGTAGGGCAGTCCTGGCGTGGCGTTGCGGACCAGAAAGCGCCCCGGCTCGCTGACGGTCATCACGGCGTTCCAGCCCGCCCGCAGGGTCAGGTCGTACTCGGTGCTCAGGCCCGTGCAGCGGCCACGCAGGGTGGCGGCGCGGTCGCTGTAGAGCCACTGCGCGC includes the following:
- the argJ gene encoding bifunctional glutamate N-acetyltransferase/amino-acid acetyltransferase ArgJ, whose product is MTETDLTFPRGFRAAALAAGIKPSGRTDLSCVASDAECAWAFAGTRSTTAAACVTRNREVYARGGPVRALVVNAGNANAATGAQGARDNAAIADALGSVLNVDAGAVLTASTGIIGHLLPMDRVLGGVEHLPDGLSREAAPFAAAIMTTDTRPKTAEATLSTGARIVGTAKGSGMIHPDMATMFAFAFSDAGVDQAALRAAFPGIVARTFNAVTVDGDTSTNDMAMVLANGRAGEVDLAEFLAALEGVMRDLARQIAADGEGATKLLTVRVTGARSEAEALAAARTCCVSPLLKSAVHGNDPNWGRVIMAVGRSGAAVNVEGMRVTVQGTPVFAGKPLPYDAARVSDSMNAPEVVFEVDLGAGDAAGEAWGCDLSAEYVSINADYTT